From one Leifsonia soli genomic stretch:
- the mgtA gene encoding magnesium-translocating P-type ATPase, whose protein sequence is MSRPATAVTPPPGVSPVREAAAESVEAVLAAVGSFTAGLSGAEAASRLERFGPNAVRGHRARPWRVLGRQVRSPILVLLFATAAVSAVVGERAEALIIGVILLVSIGLGFVNEFRAERAADALHDRLRHTVVAVRDGVRRSVDVTELVRGDLVALAVGTVVPADLRLIETSGLECDESIVTGEAASVAKSVEPVEHGAGIGDLASCALMGTVVHAGSGTGVVVATAGETEFGRIAVGLGVQNPQTEFQRGLGRFSVFLLVVALILSSVIFVAALLLGRPVIESLLFSLAIAVGITPQLLPAVVSTSLAAGSRALARRRVLVKRMVCIEDLGDLDLLVTDKTGTLTTGRIAFDRAVPVGGVPSDELLLLALLATDADPVAVRASGRDAAGLTPLDAALLGAPGAAEAPVGAYRRLAVRPFDHERRRCTALAAAAGSEPIVVVKGAPESVLPLCTAPGDAVAAELAELYATGARVVAVASRPAPGLTQLDDTAEEGLAIRGFLVFADAVRPDAAASLARLTALGVEVKIATGDSATVAERVCDQLGMARRGTLTGDEVDALDDRALIDAARAASIFARVSPEQKARIVRALRRKGRAVGFLGDGVNDALALHRADVGISVDSAVDVAKDAADVLLLEKDLDVLADGVTEGRRIFANTIKYVLMGTSSNFGNMFSASVASVVLPFLPMLPGQILLNNLLYDSSQLAIPTDHVDAEQLRAPAHWDIPAIRRFMLLFGPISSLFDFATFALMLFALNAAPPEFRSGWFIESIATQTLIVFAVRTRRVPFLRSRPSRPLVLSVLAVVAIGAWLPYSPLAGVLGFTPLPAVFVLALAAMVVAYLVLVEVAKIWYYARLSRPPELPQRVRAYPHRVARRASRFTARSPRSR, encoded by the coding sequence CCACCGTGCCCGCCCGTGGCGGGTGCTCGGGCGGCAGGTGCGCAGCCCCATCCTGGTGCTCCTCTTCGCGACCGCTGCGGTCTCCGCCGTTGTCGGCGAGCGGGCCGAAGCGCTCATCATCGGCGTCATCCTGCTGGTCAGCATCGGCCTCGGCTTCGTCAACGAGTTCCGCGCGGAGCGGGCAGCCGATGCGCTGCACGACCGGCTGCGGCACACGGTCGTCGCCGTGCGCGACGGCGTGCGCCGCAGCGTGGACGTCACGGAGCTCGTCCGCGGCGACCTCGTCGCGCTGGCGGTGGGCACCGTCGTCCCGGCCGACCTGCGGTTGATCGAGACGTCCGGGCTGGAGTGCGACGAGAGCATCGTCACGGGCGAGGCCGCCTCCGTCGCGAAGTCCGTCGAGCCCGTCGAGCACGGTGCGGGCATCGGGGATCTCGCGTCGTGCGCGTTGATGGGGACCGTCGTCCACGCGGGCAGCGGCACCGGCGTCGTCGTGGCGACGGCGGGGGAGACCGAGTTCGGCCGGATCGCGGTCGGCCTCGGCGTCCAGAACCCGCAGACCGAGTTCCAGCGCGGGCTCGGCAGGTTCTCGGTGTTCCTGCTCGTCGTCGCGCTCATCCTCTCGTCGGTGATCTTCGTTGCTGCGCTGCTGCTCGGCCGGCCGGTCATCGAGTCCCTGCTGTTCTCGCTCGCCATCGCCGTCGGGATCACCCCGCAGCTGCTTCCCGCGGTGGTGAGCACCAGCCTCGCGGCGGGGTCGCGCGCTCTCGCCCGCCGGCGGGTGCTGGTGAAGCGGATGGTGTGCATCGAGGACCTCGGCGACCTCGACCTCCTCGTCACCGACAAGACCGGGACGCTGACGACCGGGAGGATCGCCTTCGACCGTGCCGTCCCGGTGGGCGGCGTCCCGTCCGACGAGCTCCTCCTGCTCGCCCTGCTGGCCACCGACGCCGATCCCGTCGCCGTCCGGGCATCCGGTCGGGACGCCGCCGGGCTGACCCCGCTCGACGCCGCCCTGCTCGGGGCGCCCGGGGCTGCGGAGGCGCCGGTGGGCGCCTACCGGCGGCTCGCGGTCCGTCCCTTCGACCACGAGCGGCGCCGGTGCACGGCGCTCGCCGCCGCAGCCGGGTCCGAGCCGATCGTGGTCGTCAAGGGCGCGCCGGAGTCGGTGCTGCCGCTGTGCACCGCCCCCGGGGACGCCGTCGCCGCGGAACTGGCGGAGCTGTACGCGACCGGCGCGCGCGTGGTGGCGGTCGCCTCCCGCCCCGCCCCGGGGCTCACCCAGCTCGATGACACCGCAGAGGAGGGCCTCGCGATCCGCGGCTTCCTCGTGTTCGCCGATGCCGTGCGTCCCGACGCCGCCGCCTCCCTGGCGCGCCTCACCGCGCTGGGTGTCGAGGTGAAGATCGCGACGGGCGACAGCGCGACCGTGGCCGAGCGCGTCTGCGACCAGCTCGGCATGGCTCGGCGCGGCACCCTCACCGGCGACGAGGTGGATGCGCTCGACGACCGCGCCCTGATCGATGCGGCGCGCGCGGCCTCCATCTTCGCGCGCGTCTCGCCCGAGCAGAAGGCGAGGATCGTGCGGGCCCTGCGCAGGAAGGGCCGCGCCGTCGGGTTCCTCGGCGACGGGGTCAACGACGCGCTCGCCCTGCACCGCGCGGACGTGGGCATCTCGGTCGATTCGGCGGTCGACGTCGCGAAGGACGCCGCGGACGTCCTCCTGCTGGAGAAGGACCTCGACGTGCTCGCCGACGGGGTGACCGAGGGCCGCCGCATCTTTGCGAACACGATCAAGTACGTGCTGATGGGCACCTCCAGCAACTTCGGCAACATGTTCAGCGCGTCGGTCGCGTCGGTGGTCCTGCCGTTCCTGCCGATGCTGCCCGGCCAGATCCTGCTGAACAACCTGCTCTACGATTCGAGCCAGCTCGCCATCCCGACCGACCACGTGGATGCGGAGCAGCTGCGCGCGCCCGCGCACTGGGACATCCCGGCGATCCGTCGCTTCATGCTGCTGTTCGGCCCGATCAGCTCGCTGTTCGACTTCGCCACCTTCGCGCTGATGCTGTTCGCGCTGAACGCGGCTCCGCCCGAGTTCCGCTCCGGCTGGTTCATCGAGTCGATCGCGACGCAGACGCTGATCGTGTTCGCCGTGCGGACGCGGCGCGTGCCGTTCCTGCGCAGCCGTCCGTCGCGTCCGCTCGTGCTCTCGGTGCTGGCCGTCGTGGCGATCGGCGCGTGGCTGCCCTACTCGCCGCTCGCCGGCGTGCTGGGCTTCACCCCGCTTCCCGCGGTGTTCGTGCTGGCGCTCGCCGCGATGGTGGTCGCCTACCTGGTGCTCGTCGAGGTGGCGAAGATCTGGTACTACGCACGGCTGTCGCGCCCGCCGGAGCTGCCGCAGCGCGTCCGCGCCTACCCGCACCGGGTCGCGCGGCGGGCGTCGCGGTTCACGGCCCGGTCGCCGCGCTCACGCTGA
- a CDS encoding MBL fold metallo-hydrolase RNA specificity domain-containing protein: MTASLRFLGATDTVTGSRYLIEDDGARILVDCGLFQGYKQLRERNWRPFPVEPASVDAVVVTHAHLDHTGYLPALVRDGFRGRIHATMGTAELSRLVLLDSGRLLQEQAAFADRHHTSRHAPPRPLYTEQDALAALEHVEPHAFAQPFGLGGMTFRFVPAGHILGAAQVLVTTGAGRLHFTGDLGRVDDPLMRPPSPLEETDVLISESTYGDRIHSRVDAEDALGRIVTDVCRGGGVVLLPAFAVGRAETLLLHLSRLRATGRIPDVPIFLNSPMAVDASEIYARHPEEHRIPRDEFAAMYRLATLVRTVDDSKLLNLRGGPAIIISASGMLEGGRILHHIDAYGGDPRNAIVLTGFQAGGTRGAALQRGERVLRIHGRDIPIRARVHTLDMLSAHADAQQIVEWMSTAPTAPAAVYLTHGEPDAADQLRLRIRRSLGWSARVPEFGETVSVSAATGP; encoded by the coding sequence GTGACCGCATCTCTGCGGTTCCTCGGCGCGACCGACACGGTCACCGGCTCCCGGTACCTGATCGAGGACGACGGCGCGCGCATCCTCGTCGACTGCGGGCTGTTCCAGGGCTACAAGCAGCTGCGGGAGCGCAACTGGCGGCCGTTCCCCGTGGAGCCGGCGAGCGTGGACGCCGTCGTGGTCACGCACGCGCACCTCGATCACACGGGCTACCTTCCGGCCCTCGTGCGGGACGGTTTCCGCGGCCGCATCCACGCGACGATGGGGACCGCGGAGCTGAGCCGCCTCGTCCTGCTCGACAGCGGGAGGCTGCTGCAGGAGCAGGCCGCCTTCGCCGACCGCCACCACACCTCCCGGCACGCGCCGCCCCGCCCGCTCTACACCGAGCAGGACGCCCTCGCCGCGCTGGAGCACGTCGAACCGCACGCGTTCGCGCAGCCGTTCGGCCTCGGAGGGATGACGTTCCGGTTCGTCCCGGCCGGGCACATCCTCGGCGCCGCCCAGGTGCTGGTGACGACCGGCGCGGGACGGCTGCACTTCACCGGCGACCTCGGCCGTGTGGACGACCCGCTGATGCGGCCGCCGTCGCCGCTGGAGGAGACGGACGTGCTCATCTCCGAATCCACCTACGGTGACCGCATCCACTCGCGGGTGGACGCGGAGGACGCCCTCGGCCGCATCGTCACGGACGTGTGCCGCGGCGGCGGCGTCGTGCTGCTGCCCGCGTTCGCCGTCGGCCGCGCAGAGACCCTGCTGCTGCACCTGAGCCGCCTGCGCGCCACCGGCCGCATCCCCGATGTGCCGATCTTCCTCAACAGCCCGATGGCGGTCGACGCCTCCGAGATCTACGCGCGCCACCCGGAGGAGCACCGGATCCCGCGCGACGAGTTCGCCGCGATGTACCGGCTGGCCACCCTCGTGCGCACGGTGGACGACTCCAAGCTGCTCAACCTCCGCGGCGGCCCCGCGATCATCATCTCCGCCAGCGGAATGCTCGAAGGCGGCAGGATCCTGCACCACATCGACGCGTACGGCGGCGACCCGCGTAACGCGATCGTGCTCACCGGCTTCCAGGCCGGCGGAACGCGCGGTGCTGCGCTGCAGCGCGGGGAGCGGGTGCTGCGCATCCACGGCCGCGACATCCCGATCCGGGCGCGCGTGCACACCCTCGACATGCTCTCCGCGCACGCGGACGCGCAGCAGATCGTCGAGTGGATGTCGACGGCGCCGACCGCGCCGGCCGCGGTGTACCTGACCCACGGCGAGCCGGATGCCGCCGACCAGCTGCGGCTGCGCATCCGCCGCTCCCTCGGCTGGTCGGCCCGCGTGCCCGAGTTCGGCGAGACGGTCAGCGTGAGCGCGGCGACCGGGCCGTGA
- a CDS encoding alpha/beta hydrolase yields the protein MPAQPVMFIHGLWIHSSAWQPWQDLFTEAGYETVAPGWPGDLATVEETRADPSGLDDIGIEAICRHYAGLIDAMPVKPVLVGHSFGGLIAQELLANGYGVAAVAIDPAPIKGVNILPFSQLRSALPVLGNPANRKRTVALTAKQFRYAFGNAIPEAESDALHDAWTIPGPGRPLFEDATANFVKGSPATVDTHVADRGPLLLITGTEDHTVPRSVTAAVAKLYAGGPAVTDFQEFEGRGHSLTMDSGWRDVADAALAWMKEKGF from the coding sequence ATGCCCGCTCAGCCCGTGATGTTCATCCACGGCCTCTGGATCCACTCGTCCGCCTGGCAGCCCTGGCAGGACCTGTTCACCGAGGCCGGATACGAGACGGTCGCCCCCGGCTGGCCGGGCGATCTCGCGACCGTCGAGGAGACCAGGGCCGACCCGTCCGGCCTCGACGACATCGGGATCGAGGCGATCTGCCGACACTATGCCGGCCTCATCGATGCGATGCCGGTGAAGCCCGTCCTGGTCGGGCACTCCTTCGGCGGACTCATCGCGCAGGAGCTGCTGGCCAACGGATACGGCGTCGCCGCGGTCGCGATCGATCCTGCGCCGATCAAGGGCGTCAACATCCTGCCGTTCTCGCAGTTGCGCTCGGCCCTTCCGGTGCTGGGCAACCCGGCGAACAGGAAGCGCACGGTCGCCCTCACCGCCAAGCAGTTCCGCTACGCGTTCGGGAACGCGATCCCCGAAGCCGAATCGGACGCCCTCCATGACGCGTGGACGATCCCCGGGCCGGGTCGCCCGCTGTTCGAGGATGCGACGGCGAACTTCGTGAAGGGGTCGCCCGCCACCGTCGACACCCATGTCGCCGACCGGGGACCGCTGCTCCTGATCACCGGGACGGAGGACCACACCGTTCCGCGGTCGGTGACCGCAGCGGTGGCGAAGCTCTACGCGGGCGGTCCCGCGGTCACGGACTTCCAGGAGTTCGAGGGACGCGGCCATTCCCTCACCATGGACTCCGGGTGGCGCGATGTCGCCGACGCGGCGCTCGCGTGGATGAAGGAGAAAGGCTTCTAG
- a CDS encoding helix-turn-helix domain-containing protein, with protein MADNALGDYLRARRESVRPEDVGLPEDGRRRLVSGLRREEVAALAGISSEYYLRLEQGRERHPSTQVVTAIARALLLAPASEEFLHRLVRPLPDRGYEAEQTPEGADRLAAFIAALSTPAIVHDRILDVIGANPLAGALSPSFRPGVNLVEAAFLDPRVRALYVNWEEMTVRLVSYLRAQAATPPLDPRLPDLVAGLMEGSSRFAELWGRHDVGAAASGVNLLSHPVVGPIELAFERLCFAGSDHPVIVVYHAERGSASEEALARLEVVASGVAG; from the coding sequence ATGGCGGACAACGCCCTCGGCGACTACCTGCGTGCTCGGCGCGAATCGGTGCGGCCGGAGGACGTCGGCCTGCCCGAGGACGGCCGCCGGCGCCTTGTCTCCGGGCTCCGCCGGGAGGAGGTCGCGGCGCTCGCCGGGATCAGCTCGGAGTACTACCTGCGCCTGGAGCAGGGTCGCGAACGTCACCCGTCGACCCAGGTGGTCACCGCCATCGCCCGTGCGCTGCTGCTCGCCCCCGCCTCCGAGGAGTTCCTCCACCGGCTGGTGCGGCCGCTGCCCGATCGCGGATACGAAGCGGAGCAGACGCCGGAGGGCGCAGACCGCCTGGCCGCATTCATCGCCGCACTGTCGACTCCCGCCATCGTGCACGACCGGATCCTCGACGTGATCGGCGCCAATCCCCTGGCGGGAGCGCTGTCGCCGTCGTTCCGTCCCGGCGTGAACCTCGTCGAGGCGGCGTTCCTCGACCCGCGCGTGCGCGCCCTCTACGTCAACTGGGAGGAGATGACCGTGCGGCTCGTCTCCTACCTGCGGGCGCAGGCGGCGACGCCCCCGCTGGATCCGCGCCTGCCCGACCTCGTCGCCGGCCTGATGGAGGGGAGCAGCCGGTTCGCCGAGCTCTGGGGGAGACACGACGTGGGGGCTGCGGCGAGCGGGGTGAACCTGCTGTCGCATCCAGTGGTCGGCCCCATCGAACTCGCCTTCGAACGTCTGTGCTTCGCGGGGAGCGACCACCCCGTCATCGTCGTCTACCACGCCGAGCGCGGCAGCGCCTCCGAGGAGGCGCTCGCCCGGCTGGAGGTCGTCGCGTCCGGCGTCGCGGGCTAG
- a CDS encoding oxidoreductase — MDLHLTDRLAVVTGASSGIGLAITRAFLDEGARVVTGSRTVSPELAALVDTGRVDAVVVDLSTPDGPAELVRRAEAQGGADILVNNVGALTPRTEGFLAVGDDEWMRTFQLSFFAAVRAIRAVIPGMQARGGGNVVTIGSVNAFLPDPFIVDYSAAKAAVWNLSKALSKEYGPDGIRFNTISPGPVSTPLWLGEHGVAATVAAAQGTDFETAKRDVVAAQGGFSTGRFTEPSEVADLVLLLSSDRAGNTTGADFLIDGGLVKTL, encoded by the coding sequence ATGGACCTGCATCTGACCGACAGACTCGCCGTCGTCACGGGCGCGAGCTCGGGTATCGGCCTGGCGATCACGCGGGCGTTCCTCGACGAGGGGGCGAGGGTGGTCACCGGGTCGCGCACGGTCTCCCCCGAGCTGGCGGCGCTCGTCGACACCGGCCGCGTCGACGCGGTCGTCGTCGACCTGTCCACCCCCGACGGGCCCGCCGAGCTGGTGAGGCGCGCAGAAGCCCAGGGCGGCGCGGACATCCTGGTCAACAACGTCGGTGCGCTGACGCCGCGGACGGAGGGCTTCCTGGCGGTCGGCGACGACGAGTGGATGCGGACCTTCCAGCTCAGCTTCTTCGCCGCCGTGCGCGCGATCCGCGCGGTGATCCCGGGGATGCAGGCGCGCGGCGGCGGCAATGTCGTGACCATCGGATCGGTCAACGCCTTCCTGCCGGATCCCTTCATCGTCGACTACTCCGCAGCGAAGGCCGCCGTCTGGAACCTCTCGAAGGCGCTGTCGAAGGAGTACGGGCCGGACGGCATCCGCTTCAACACCATCAGCCCCGGGCCGGTGTCCACGCCCCTGTGGCTGGGCGAGCACGGGGTCGCCGCGACGGTCGCCGCAGCGCAGGGCACGGACTTCGAGACCGCGAAACGCGACGTGGTCGCCGCGCAGGGCGGCTTCAGCACCGGACGCTTCACCGAGCCGTCCGAGGTGGCGGACCTCGTCCTGCTGCTCTCGAGCGACCGCGCCGGCAACACCACCGGCGCCGACTTCCTGATCGACGGCGGGCTCGTGAAGACGCTCTGA
- a CDS encoding alcohol dehydrogenase catalytic domain-containing protein, producing MRAAVVSQYREPLTLEDRPIPTPGPGQVLVRLEACGLCHTDIHAIDGDWPVQPGLPFVPGHEGVGIVERLGDGVTTREVGQRVALPWLGYACGECRYCIDGRENLCESQHNTGYSVDGGYAEYAIAEARFAVPVPDGVSPLDAAPLTCAGVTTYAAVKAARVVPGERVAVFGIGGLGHLAVQYARLVGAQVVAVDVTEEKLELAVELGADHAVNAAEVDPVQAIRHLGGVDVAIVLAVAPTVFDQAFQSLNRGGRLVLVSLPADGTLTIPVFDTVLKGISVIGSIVGTRQDLVEVFALHAAGRTRVVAARRDIADVNEAVAEVLAGQVPARLVFVYDSGLPVESPADAGAAARE from the coding sequence ATGCGCGCAGCCGTCGTGAGCCAGTACCGCGAACCGCTCACCCTCGAAGACCGTCCGATTCCGACCCCCGGCCCGGGTCAGGTGCTGGTCCGCCTGGAGGCGTGCGGACTGTGTCACACCGACATCCATGCCATCGACGGCGACTGGCCGGTCCAGCCCGGCCTCCCGTTCGTCCCCGGGCACGAGGGCGTCGGGATCGTGGAGCGCCTCGGCGACGGCGTCACGACGCGCGAGGTCGGGCAGCGCGTCGCGCTCCCGTGGCTGGGATACGCGTGCGGCGAGTGCCGCTACTGCATCGACGGACGCGAGAACCTGTGCGAGTCGCAGCACAACACCGGGTACTCCGTCGACGGCGGGTACGCCGAGTACGCCATCGCCGAGGCGCGGTTCGCCGTCCCGGTCCCCGATGGGGTGTCCCCGCTGGATGCCGCCCCGCTGACCTGCGCCGGCGTCACCACGTATGCCGCGGTGAAGGCCGCACGCGTGGTGCCGGGCGAGCGCGTCGCCGTCTTCGGCATCGGCGGTCTCGGCCACCTCGCGGTGCAGTACGCGCGGCTGGTCGGAGCGCAGGTGGTTGCCGTGGACGTCACCGAGGAGAAGCTCGAGCTGGCGGTCGAGCTGGGCGCGGACCACGCGGTCAACGCGGCCGAGGTCGACCCGGTGCAGGCGATCCGGCACCTGGGCGGCGTGGATGTCGCCATCGTGCTCGCCGTCGCGCCCACCGTGTTCGACCAGGCCTTCCAGTCGCTCAACCGCGGCGGCCGGCTCGTGCTCGTCTCGCTCCCGGCCGACGGCACCCTCACCATCCCGGTGTTCGACACCGTGCTCAAGGGCATCTCGGTGATCGGCTCCATCGTCGGGACGCGGCAGGACCTCGTCGAGGTGTTCGCGCTGCACGCGGCGGGACGCACCCGCGTCGTCGCCGCCCGTCGTGACATCGCCGACGTGAACGAGGCGGTCGCGGAGGTGCTCGCCGGGCAGGTGCCCGCGCGGCTCGTCTTCGTCTACGACTCCGGGCTCCCGGTCGAATCGCCCGCCGACGCGGGCGCAGCAGCACGGGAGTGA
- a CDS encoding heavy metal translocating P-type ATPase — protein MTAPERPRVGGRLVRAALRYRVITLTLLVGVVALVLFFAGAVTAAQWTAGLYAIAVAVGYTVRMLRTLATGGLGVDLLAVVAIVATVAVGEVAASLVVVLMLSGGEALEDYANRRARHELDALLRREPRSAHRFAGDRLEDVPIGDVRIGDILLVRPAEVVPVDGALLDAAAFDLSSLTGESLPVDRSPGDEVLSGSVNGSEAVRLRATAVAADSQYQQIVALVAQAASSRPRVVRLADRFAVPFTVFSLLLGAVAWAVSGDPVRFAEVLVLATPCPLLIAAPVAFIGGMSRAAHTGILVRTGSVFEVLARARTVVFDKTGTLTTGRPVLREVRPAPGVDATELLSLTASAEQYSSHVLAASVVQAAEKRSVALREVASAEEHATNGVLAQVDGRRVAVGKLAFAREFAPDTPRAEIGPGELAVYVTVDDAYAGVIIEADPPRPDAEATLRGLRDLGVTDVELLTGDAEETAAHTAAALGITRYLSECLPADKVRRVAEIADRPVVMVGDGVNDAPVLARADVGVAMGAKGATAASESADVVLLVDDIAGVVDAVAISRRTVRIALQSIWLGIAASVVLMLIAAFGVIPAIVGALLQEAVDLATILAALRAARAPRAARAPVVGGGAPAQV, from the coding sequence GTGACCGCTCCCGAGCGCCCGCGCGTCGGGGGACGGCTGGTGAGGGCGGCCCTCCGCTACCGCGTGATCACGCTGACGCTGCTGGTGGGCGTCGTCGCGCTCGTGCTGTTCTTCGCCGGGGCGGTGACCGCCGCGCAGTGGACCGCCGGTCTGTACGCGATCGCGGTGGCCGTCGGCTACACCGTCCGGATGCTGCGGACGCTCGCCACCGGCGGGCTCGGCGTCGACCTGCTCGCGGTCGTCGCGATCGTGGCGACCGTGGCGGTGGGGGAGGTGGCGGCGTCGCTCGTCGTCGTCCTCATGCTGAGCGGCGGGGAGGCGCTCGAGGACTACGCCAACCGCCGGGCCAGGCACGAGCTGGATGCGCTGCTGCGGCGCGAGCCGCGGTCGGCGCACCGCTTCGCGGGGGACCGGCTGGAGGACGTGCCGATCGGCGATGTCCGCATCGGCGACATCCTGCTGGTGCGGCCGGCCGAAGTGGTGCCGGTGGACGGGGCCCTGCTGGATGCCGCCGCGTTCGACCTGTCGTCGCTCACCGGCGAGAGCCTTCCCGTCGACCGGTCGCCCGGCGACGAGGTCCTCAGCGGCAGCGTCAACGGCTCGGAGGCCGTGCGGCTGCGCGCGACGGCCGTCGCCGCCGACAGTCAGTACCAGCAGATCGTCGCCCTCGTCGCGCAGGCGGCGAGCAGCAGGCCGCGGGTGGTCCGGCTGGCCGACCGGTTCGCCGTGCCGTTCACCGTCTTCTCGCTCCTGCTGGGCGCCGTCGCCTGGGCGGTGAGCGGCGATCCCGTGCGGTTCGCGGAGGTCCTCGTCCTGGCGACGCCGTGCCCGCTGCTGATCGCGGCGCCGGTGGCGTTCATCGGCGGCATGAGCCGGGCGGCGCACACCGGCATCCTGGTGCGCACCGGGTCGGTGTTCGAGGTGCTCGCGCGTGCCCGCACCGTCGTCTTCGACAAGACCGGGACGCTGACGACCGGCCGCCCCGTGCTCCGCGAGGTGCGGCCGGCACCCGGAGTCGACGCGACCGAGCTGCTCTCGCTGACGGCGAGCGCCGAGCAGTACTCCTCGCATGTCCTCGCCGCCTCGGTGGTGCAGGCGGCCGAGAAGCGGTCCGTCGCGCTCCGCGAGGTGGCCTCCGCCGAGGAGCACGCCACCAACGGCGTGCTCGCCCAGGTGGACGGACGCCGCGTGGCGGTCGGGAAGCTCGCCTTCGCGCGGGAGTTCGCACCGGACACCCCGCGCGCCGAGATCGGCCCGGGGGAGCTGGCCGTGTACGTCACCGTCGACGACGCCTACGCCGGGGTCATCATCGAAGCCGATCCGCCCCGCCCCGACGCCGAGGCGACTCTCCGCGGTCTGCGCGACCTCGGCGTGACGGACGTCGAGCTCCTCACCGGCGATGCGGAGGAGACGGCCGCGCACACCGCTGCCGCGCTCGGCATCACCCGGTACCTCTCCGAATGCCTCCCCGCCGACAAAGTGCGCAGGGTGGCCGAGATCGCCGACCGTCCCGTGGTCATGGTGGGGGACGGCGTCAACGACGCCCCCGTGCTCGCCCGCGCCGATGTCGGCGTCGCGATGGGTGCGAAGGGCGCGACGGCGGCGAGCGAATCGGCGGATGTCGTGCTCCTCGTGGACGACATCGCCGGCGTGGTCGACGCGGTCGCGATCTCCCGCCGCACCGTCCGCATCGCACTGCAGAGCATCTGGCTCGGCATCGCCGCCTCCGTCGTCCTGATGCTGATCGCCGCCTTCGGCGTCATCCCGGCCATCGTCGGAGCGCTCCTCCAGGAGGCCGTCGACCTCGCGACGATCCTCGCCGCCCTGCGCGCCGCGCGGGCGCCCCGGGCGGCCAGGGCTCCCGTCGTCGGCGGCGGTGCTCCGGCGCAGGTGTGA